One part of the Georgfuchsia toluolica genome encodes these proteins:
- the atpG gene encoding F0F1 ATP synthase subunit gamma: MAAGKEIRTKINSVQNTKKITKAMEMVAASKMRKAQERMRAARPYSEKIRQLAANLSHANLSEYRHPFLAKRADGKPGRVGVILVTTDKGLCGGLNTNVLRLLVSNMKQWGEGGTDDIRVTAIGNKGLGFVQRLGANIVSSATQLGDTPHIDKLIGPMKAMIDVFQAGELDTVYIAYTRFINTMKQEPIVEQLLPLTGERLGTPKGSWDYLYEPDAQVVIDEMLVRYVEALIYQAVAENMASEQSARMVAMKAATDNAGTVIKELQLVYNKARQAAITKEISEIVGGAAAIAG; this comes from the coding sequence ATGGCCGCCGGGAAAGAAATCCGCACCAAGATCAATAGCGTCCAGAACACCAAGAAGATCACCAAGGCGATGGAGATGGTGGCCGCGTCGAAAATGCGCAAGGCGCAGGAGCGCATGCGTGCCGCCCGTCCCTACAGCGAGAAAATCCGTCAGTTGGCAGCCAATCTGTCGCATGCCAATCTTTCGGAATATCGCCATCCCTTTCTCGCCAAACGCGCCGATGGCAAGCCTGGGCGCGTCGGTGTGATTCTGGTGACGACGGACAAGGGTCTGTGCGGCGGCCTCAACACCAACGTGCTGCGCCTGCTCGTCAGCAACATGAAACAGTGGGGAGAGGGCGGCACAGATGACATCCGCGTCACCGCGATCGGCAACAAGGGGCTGGGTTTTGTGCAGCGCCTGGGTGCCAATATCGTGTCGAGCGCCACACAGCTCGGCGATACGCCGCACATCGACAAGCTGATCGGGCCGATGAAAGCCATGATCGACGTGTTTCAGGCCGGCGAACTCGATACCGTGTATATCGCCTATACGCGCTTCATCAATACCATGAAGCAGGAGCCGATAGTCGAGCAGTTGCTGCCGCTGACCGGCGAGCGCCTCGGCACGCCGAAGGGATCGTGGGACTACCTCTACGAACCCGACGCACAGGTGGTGATCGATGAAATGCTGGTGCGCTATGTCGAAGCGCTGATCTATCAGGCGGTGGCCGAGAACATGGCCTCCGAGCAAAGCGCGCGCATGGTGGCCATGAAGGCCGCCACTGACAACGCCGGTACCGTCATCAAGGAGCTGCAACTGGTCTACAACAAGGCCCGTCAGGCAGCAATTACCAAGGAAATTTCGGAAATCGTCGGCGGGGCCGCCGCGATTGCCGGTTAA
- the atpA gene encoding F0F1 ATP synthase subunit alpha, with translation MSNLNPSEISDLIKSRIQNLQLAATAKNEGTVVSVTDGICRVHGLADVMQGEMLEFPGNTFGLALNLERDSVGAVVLGEYEHISEGDTVKCTGRILEVPVGRELLGRVVNALGEPIDGKGPINAKESDKIEKVAPGVIWRQSVSQPVQSGLKAIDAMVPVGRGQRELIIGDRQTGKTAVAVDTIINQKGQNLFCIYVAIGQKASTIANVVRKLEEHGALEYTIVVAATASESAAMQYIAPYAGCTMGEYFRDRGMDALIIYDDLTKQAWAYRQISLLLRRPPGREAYPGDVFYIHSRLLERAARVSEEWVEKFTKGEVKGKTGSLTALPVIETQAGDVSAFVPTNVISITDGQIFLETDLFNAGIRPAMNAGISVSRVGGAAQTKVIKKLGGGVRLALAQYRELAAFAQFASDLDEATRKQLERGRRVTELMKQPQYAPLSVADMAVSLYASNEGFMDDIDVARILPFESALHQYIKQKHAALMEKIMGSKDLDKDAEAELKAAVTTFKKSWA, from the coding sequence ATGAGCAACCTCAATCCCTCCGAAATCAGCGACCTGATCAAGAGCCGGATCCAGAACCTGCAGCTCGCCGCCACGGCGAAGAACGAAGGCACCGTGGTTTCGGTGACCGACGGCATCTGCCGCGTGCATGGCCTGGCCGACGTGATGCAGGGCGAAATGCTGGAGTTCCCCGGCAACACCTTCGGCCTCGCGCTCAATCTCGAACGCGACTCCGTCGGCGCCGTCGTGCTCGGCGAGTACGAACACATCTCCGAAGGCGATACTGTCAAGTGCACCGGCCGCATTCTCGAAGTGCCGGTCGGCCGCGAGCTGCTCGGCCGCGTCGTCAATGCGCTGGGCGAGCCGATCGACGGCAAGGGTCCGATCAACGCCAAGGAGAGCGACAAGATCGAAAAAGTCGCGCCGGGCGTGATCTGGCGCCAGTCGGTATCGCAGCCGGTGCAATCTGGCTTGAAGGCGATCGATGCCATGGTGCCGGTCGGCCGCGGCCAGCGCGAGCTGATCATCGGCGACCGCCAGACCGGCAAGACCGCGGTGGCTGTCGATACCATCATCAACCAGAAGGGGCAGAACCTGTTCTGCATCTACGTGGCGATCGGGCAGAAGGCTTCGACCATCGCCAACGTGGTGCGCAAGCTCGAAGAACATGGCGCGCTCGAATACACCATCGTGGTTGCCGCCACCGCTTCCGAATCGGCTGCGATGCAGTACATCGCGCCGTATGCCGGTTGCACCATGGGTGAATATTTCCGCGACCGCGGCATGGATGCTCTCATCATTTATGACGACCTCACCAAGCAGGCTTGGGCCTATCGCCAGATCTCGCTGCTGCTGCGCCGGCCGCCTGGCCGGGAAGCCTATCCCGGCGACGTGTTCTACATCCACTCGCGCCTGCTCGAACGCGCCGCGCGCGTCTCCGAGGAATGGGTCGAGAAGTTCACCAAAGGTGAAGTCAAGGGCAAAACCGGTTCGCTCACGGCGCTGCCGGTGATCGAAACCCAGGCCGGCGACGTCTCCGCCTTCGTGCCAACCAATGTGATTTCGATTACCGACGGCCAGATCTTCCTTGAAACCGACTTGTTCAACGCCGGTATCCGCCCCGCCATGAACGCCGGTATCTCGGTGTCCCGCGTCGGTGGCGCCGCCCAGACCAAGGTCATCAAGAAGCTCGGCGGCGGCGTGCGTCTGGCGCTGGCGCAGTACCGCGAACTCGCCGCGTTTGCGCAGTTTGCTTCCGACCTCGACGAAGCCACGCGCAAGCAGCTCGAACGCGGCCGCCGCGTCACCGAACTGATGAAGCAGCCGCAATACGCGCCGCTGTCGGTGGCCGATATGGCGGTGTCGCTGTATGCCTCCAATGAAGGCTTCATGGATGATATCGATGTCGCGCGCATCCTGCCGTTCGAATCCGCGCTGCACCAGTACATCAAGCAAAAGCATGCCGCGCTGATGGAAAAGATCATGGGCAGTAAAGATCTCGACAAGGACGCCGAAGCCGAACTCAAGGCTGCGGTTACCACGTTCAAGAAGTCCTGGGCGTAA
- a CDS encoding F0F1 ATP synthase subunit delta, which produces MAENVTLARPYAEAAFQLAKADPAALSAWSQTLGRMAAVASDAEMQECIANPQLDSGQLEKLFAGVVGDNLSAEQQNFVRVLIDNDRLGALPEIAQLFNELKNGHDGVKVAAVESAFPMDDAAVKALVVDIERKFQCKINATVRVVPELIGGVRIAVGDEVIDASVRGKLAAMASALKS; this is translated from the coding sequence ATGGCCGAGAACGTCACCCTGGCGCGTCCCTACGCCGAAGCCGCTTTCCAACTGGCCAAGGCAGACCCGGCTGCACTGTCCGCCTGGTCGCAGACGCTCGGCCGCATGGCTGCGGTTGCCAGCGACGCCGAGATGCAGGAATGCATCGCCAATCCGCAACTTGATTCCGGGCAATTGGAAAAGCTGTTTGCGGGCGTGGTTGGAGACAATCTCTCGGCCGAGCAGCAGAACTTTGTCCGCGTGCTGATCGACAACGACCGGCTTGGTGCTCTGCCCGAGATCGCGCAGCTATTCAACGAGTTGAAGAACGGCCACGACGGCGTCAAGGTCGCCGCCGTGGAATCCGCCTTCCCGATGGACGATGCTGCGGTGAAGGCGCTCGTTGTCGATATCGAGCGCAAATTCCAGTGCAAGATCAACGCAACAGTCCGTGTCGTGCCCGAATTGATCGGCGGTGTTCGTATCGCTGTCGGCGACGAAGTGATCGACGCATCCGTACGCGGCAAGCTCGCTGCGATGGCCAGCGCGCTAAAGAGCTAA
- a CDS encoding F0F1 ATP synthase subunit B — protein MNLNATLFAQLVVFFVLAWVTMKFVWPPLMKAIDERAQKITDGLAAADKAKNDLVLVEKRVGEELRHAREAATELRGGAEKQASQLVDEGRAEAARIIAAARVAAEAEAGAAAQRAKEALRDHVAQLAVAGAEKILRREIDAKAHADLLAQLKSEL, from the coding sequence GTGAATCTGAACGCAACCCTGTTCGCGCAGCTCGTTGTGTTTTTCGTACTGGCGTGGGTCACGATGAAATTCGTGTGGCCGCCGCTGATGAAGGCCATCGATGAACGCGCGCAAAAGATCACCGACGGGCTTGCGGCAGCGGACAAAGCGAAGAACGACCTCGTCCTCGTCGAGAAACGCGTGGGCGAGGAACTGCGCCATGCGCGCGAAGCCGCCACTGAATTGCGCGGCGGCGCCGAGAAGCAGGCCAGCCAGTTGGTGGATGAAGGCCGCGCCGAAGCCGCCCGCATCATCGCTGCCGCGCGCGTTGCCGCCGAAGCCGAAGCCGGTGCCGCTGCCCAGCGCGCCAAGGAAGCGTTGCGCGACCACGTTGCCCAGCTCGCCGTTGCCGGTGCCGAGAAGATTCTGCGCAGGGAAATCGATGCCAAGGCCCACGCCGATCTGCTGGCGCAATTGAAGTCGGAGCTGTAA
- the atpE gene encoding F0F1 ATP synthase subunit C, with product MEHVLGFVALAAGLIIGLGAVGACIGIGIMGSKYLEASARQPELMNALQTKMFLLAGLIDAAFLIGVGIAMMFAFANPFVLH from the coding sequence ATGGAACATGTTCTTGGTTTCGTTGCCCTGGCCGCAGGCCTGATCATCGGTCTCGGCGCGGTCGGCGCGTGTATCGGCATCGGCATCATGGGTTCAAAATATCTCGAAGCTTCCGCGCGTCAGCCCGAACTGATGAATGCACTGCAGACCAAGATGTTCCTGCTCGCCGGTCTGATCGATGCCGCGTTCCTGATCGGCGTCGGTATCGCGATGATGTTCGCCTTCGCCAACCCGTTCGTTCTCCACTAA
- the atpB gene encoding F0F1 ATP synthase subunit A, with protein MTTGLEEAASQAPTAGEYIVHHLTHLNNTGHKQDAIIDWSVINYDTLFYSITLGLITVGIMALAARKATSGVPGRFQGMVEILFEFVRDQAKSIIHSEESRKFVAPLALTVFVWTLLMNAMDFLPVDLLPDAWQTATGNHHAFMRVVPTADLNATLGMSMGVLLLCIYYNIKIKGLGGWLHELVTAPFGTSKNPLLALLLGVVNVAMQIIEFAAKTISHGMRLFGNMYAGELLFMLIALMGAAWAGTGTSVALFVGHVLAGSAWSIFHILIVVLQAFIFMMLALVYIGQAHEGH; from the coding sequence ATGACGACCGGTCTCGAAGAAGCCGCATCCCAAGCCCCCACCGCGGGCGAGTACATCGTCCACCACCTGACGCACCTGAACAATACCGGCCACAAGCAGGACGCCATCATCGACTGGTCGGTCATCAATTACGACACGCTGTTCTATTCCATCACCCTTGGCCTTATTACCGTCGGCATCATGGCGTTAGCCGCGCGCAAGGCGACTTCGGGCGTGCCGGGCCGCTTTCAGGGCATGGTCGAAATACTCTTTGAATTCGTCCGCGACCAGGCCAAGTCCATCATCCATTCCGAAGAGTCGCGCAAATTTGTCGCGCCGCTGGCGCTGACCGTGTTTGTCTGGACCTTGCTGATGAATGCGATGGATTTCCTTCCTGTCGACCTGCTGCCGGATGCATGGCAAACAGCGACGGGCAACCACCATGCTTTCATGCGCGTGGTGCCAACCGCGGACCTTAACGCAACGCTCGGCATGTCGATGGGCGTGCTGCTGCTCTGCATCTATTACAACATCAAGATCAAGGGTCTCGGCGGCTGGCTGCATGAATTGGTGACGGCGCCGTTCGGCACCAGCAAAAATCCATTGCTGGCGCTGCTGCTGGGCGTGGTCAATGTCGCCATGCAGATCATCGAGTTTGCCGCCAAGACCATTTCCCACGGCATGCGGCTGTTCGGCAACATGTATGCGGGCGAACTGCTGTTCATGCTGATCGCCCTGATGGGCGCCGCCTGGGCCGGTACCGGTACCAGTGTTGCCCTCTTCGTCGGTCATGTTCTGGCCGGTTCAGCCTGGTCAATTTTCCACATCCTGATTGTCGTGCTTCAGGCTTTCATTTTCATGATGCTGGCGTTGGTGTACATCGGTCAGGCACACGAAGGGCATTGA
- a CDS encoding ATP synthase subunit I: MLKVISLQVAALILAALIAGFWVGERGVVSALIGGSAYLIPNLLFVLRLEFAAAAGRANVVTFAVGELFKVTATIVTLVVVQRWVDLHWLAMLGGLFAVLQTNLFAFLLKT, from the coding sequence ATGCTAAAAGTGATTTCCCTGCAGGTGGCGGCGCTGATTCTGGCAGCGCTTATCGCGGGGTTCTGGGTAGGGGAACGCGGCGTTGTCTCAGCCCTGATCGGCGGCAGCGCCTATCTGATACCAAATCTGCTTTTTGTCCTGCGCCTCGAATTTGCGGCCGCTGCTGGCCGCGCCAACGTGGTGACTTTTGCAGTCGGCGAATTGTTCAAGGTCACCGCCACGATCGTAACGCTGGTCGTTGTACAGCGATGGGTCGACCTGCATTGGCTTGCCATGCTGGGTGGACTGTTTGCCGTACTGCAGACCAATTTGTTTGCTTTTTTGCTGAAAACCTGA
- a CDS encoding ParB/RepB/Spo0J family partition protein: MSPPKLKGLGRGLDALLAANNAPDSQRQEVLPVGMLQPGKYQPRTHMDPGSLEELAASIKAQGLIQPISVRPVGKGRYEIIAGERRWRAAQIADLAEVPVLVREISDDAALAMSLIENIQREDLNPLEEAAGLQRLIDEFGMTHQRAADAVGRSRPAASNLLRLLQLAKPAQDMLMAGDIEMGHARALLPLAKAEQGRVAALVVEKGYSVRETERIVAREINPPARKAPHRETDRDLARLEEDLSDSLGATVKISANRKGAGSVSIRFGSLDQLDGLIERMRRS; this comes from the coding sequence ATGAGTCCACCCAAATTGAAAGGGCTTGGCCGCGGTCTCGACGCGCTGCTGGCGGCCAACAATGCGCCGGACAGCCAGCGCCAGGAAGTGCTCCCGGTCGGCATGCTGCAGCCCGGCAAGTACCAGCCGCGTACGCACATGGATCCCGGTTCGCTCGAGGAACTCGCGGCGTCGATCAAGGCCCAGGGGCTGATTCAGCCGATTTCCGTGCGCCCCGTCGGCAAGGGCCGCTACGAGATCATCGCCGGCGAGCGGCGCTGGCGTGCGGCGCAGATTGCGGATCTCGCCGAAGTGCCGGTGCTGGTCCGCGAAATTTCCGACGACGCGGCGCTGGCCATGTCGCTGATCGAAAACATCCAGCGCGAAGACCTCAACCCGCTCGAAGAGGCTGCCGGCCTGCAGCGCCTGATCGATGAATTCGGCATGACCCATCAGCGGGCCGCCGATGCCGTTGGCCGCTCGCGCCCGGCGGCATCGAACCTGCTGCGCCTGCTGCAATTGGCCAAGCCGGCGCAGGACATGTTGATGGCGGGCGATATCGAAATGGGGCACGCCCGCGCCCTGCTGCCGCTGGCGAAAGCGGAACAGGGCCGGGTTGCCGCGCTGGTGGTCGAGAAAGGTTATTCGGTGCGCGAGACCGAGCGCATCGTGGCGCGCGAAATCAATCCACCGGCCAGAAAAGCCCCGCATCGGGAGACGGATCGTGACCTTGCCCGGCTGGAGGAGGATTTGTCGGACAGCCTTGGCGCTACCGTGAAAATCTCCGCCAATCGCAAGGGTGCGGGCAGCGTCAGCATTCGTTTTGGCAGCCTCGATCAGCTCGATGGATTGATCGAGCGCATGCGGCGCAGTTGA